In Altererythrobacter aquiaggeris, the genomic stretch GGCCGGACAGCACTAGACCGCTGTCCGGCCTCTTTTTGTGGCAACTCATTGCGCTGATCTATTGCCCAAGTTCTTATCTCTCGCTAACTGAAATTATGGGGCAATCCAATCCGATCTCGCATTACGGCGGGCCACTTATCGCTGTGGTCCTTGGATGGGCCACAATTTTTGGGCTTGTCCTTGCGCTTGTCGGCAATAGCATAAGTAATTGGCTTATGGTGCTTTACCCTCACTGGGTCGCAATTACTTACCTTGTTTGGTTGGCGATGGATTTTCGTACCAATGCATTCTCAAGTCCACCTGTTAGATCCGTGAGGCTTGATGAAGGACTTCTGATTGTCGGCCATCGCGATTGGCTAGGTATTTCCGTTGCCGTTCTGATCTACAAGCAAGATGGTGAATTTGAACGCCTCATCTGTGCTGGGGAGGTCATAAACGTCCAAAAGAATGGTCTTGTGCAAATTGCATTGAGAAGTTCTGGACTAGACGAAACAGAGATCGCAAATGTTCGTGCGAAGCTGAGCGATGGCGAAAACGGCACACTGATAATCAAGCCTGGTCAGGCGCAGGAGAGTTAAGGTGAGTGATACACTGCCACGGGTGGTTAAGGTTATCGATGACTCAACAGTGGTCATAAATCGCGGAACACGTGAAGGTCTAAAGCTGGGCGAAAAGTTCCTGATCTATGGCGAAGGCGGCGAAATCGTTGATCCAGATACCGGCGAAGATTTGGGCATGATCGAGTTGGTCCGTGGCTTGGTCAAAATCACCCATCTGCAGGAAAAACTCGCAACTGCGCGATCTATTGAAACGTCAATCATTCCGGCTCGCACTCGAAAGATTAATCGTGAGCCTTGGCAATCTCCTCTCTTCGGAAAAACGGAAGAGATAATTGAAGATGCCAGAAGGATCGATGAACCTTTGAATTACCCAGAGGTCAACGATTTCGCCCGACCTGCATAAACTTAGGGTCGCTTCTCGACGGCAGATTTAAAGAAATATCAGTATCCGAAACGGTATCCGATGCGGCCGCCACATCGCAAAAACCCTAGTTTCCTGTGGCTTCGGGCTTCAACTCGGGGAGCCACTTTTTCAGACAAGCCCGAGCAATAGCTGCGCGCCGACCCAGATGGTCAGCGCGGCGGTTAGCCAGCGGATGGCATTTTGCGGCAAAAACCTGACGGCCATCAGGCTGCCGATCTGTCCGCCGATAATAACTGCAAATAACAGCGGCAAACCGCCGCTCAGCGCGGCGCCGAACATCTCGGGTCCACGCTTCGCCAGTTGGCCGGCAAGGCCAAACAGCGAATTGACCAGAATGAACAGGCTGGCGGTTGCCGCAATTGCGCGCGCTGAATTCCATCTCGCGAGATGAAGCAGCGGCGCCAGAAAAATGCCGCCCCCGATGCCGGCCAGCCCCGCCAGATAGCCAAGCGGAGCAGCGACAAACGGCGCGAAACGTGCCATGGCCGTGGGTCGCGTATTATCCCCTGAAATGCGCGGCAGCAGCAATGTCAGCCCCGTAAAAACCAGACTGGCGCCGAGAATGCCGAAAAATGCGTCGCGCCCGATGGGAGTCAACCCGCCCAGAAATGCCATCGGCGCAGCTATCGCGGTAAGCACCAGAGCGCCGCGCCATGGTGTCACGCCCGCCTTGGCAAAACGCCAGCTGCCGCCCGCCACGACCAGTATATTGCAAGCCAGCGACAATATCGGCAGCAACCGGTAATCGAGACCCGATAAAGCAAGCAGCGCACTATATGTGGAGCCTCCTCCGAAACCGACTGAAGCGTAGAGTATGGCTACGACCATAAATGCGGCAGCTAGGATCGGCACCCAAGCGCGGTAGCCGCACACGGGCGGGCAGAGCAAGGCGCGTTGCAGCTGACGGGGCTGTGGTGCACAAGCGAGCTACCTTGTTTATGGAGGTGCGGAATTGCCCCAAGCTGATCTGAAATTGCCTGACGGTTGTCACCCTGCGGCAATCCGCGACTCGCGCCAGATAGGCAGCATCACCGC encodes the following:
- a CDS encoding sulfite exporter TauE/SafE family protein, encoding MPILAAAFMVVAILYASVGFGGGSTYSALLALSGLDYRLLPILSLACNILVVAGGSWRFAKAGVTPWRGALVLTAIAAPMAFLGGLTPIGRDAFFGILGASLVFTGLTLLLPRISGDNTRPTAMARFAPFVAAPLGYLAGLAGIGGGIFLAPLLHLARWNSARAIAATASLFILVNSLFGLAGQLAKRGPEMFGAALSGGLPLLFAVIIGGQIGSLMAVRFLPQNAIRWLTAALTIWVGAQLLLGLV